Proteins encoded in a region of the Dorea longicatena genome:
- a CDS encoding HIT family protein, with the protein MMKDNNCIFCKLANGEIPTATIYEDEDFRVILDANPAAKGHALILPKEHYANLYELDDELAGKSMILAKKMITKLTKALDCDGYNIVQNNGEAAGQTVFHYHVHMIPRHKDDKVGLGWTMHELTEEEKEDVLSKI; encoded by the coding sequence ATTATGAAAGACAATAACTGCATTTTTTGTAAACTTGCAAATGGAGAGATTCCTACAGCTACTATTTATGAAGATGAAGATTTTCGTGTGATTCTGGATGCAAATCCGGCAGCTAAGGGACATGCACTCATCCTTCCGAAAGAACATTATGCCAATCTTTATGAGCTGGATGATGAGCTTGCGGGAAAATCGATGATTCTTGCAAAGAAGATGATTACAAAGCTTACAAAAGCACTGGACTGTGATGGCTATAATATCGTCCAAAACAATGGTGAAGCAGCCGGACAGACAGTATTTCATTATCATGTACATATGATTCCAAGACACAAAGATGATAAAGTGGGACTTGGATGGACAATGCATGAACTTACAGAAGAAGAAAAAGAAGATGTTTTATCGAAAATTTAA
- a CDS encoding type II secretion system F family protein, whose product MENGKKLRNFFTAKNLWQQDITFKERTKAGMKTAGMIGITAWLYYRRVWAVIFLILPGIWLYREFLEEESKKKEQEFQKQFREMIQTLSSALNTGYSVENAFYETQKELKIQYPEEARISRELLLITRKLRMHIPVEQVLEEFAEKVPSEDVKSFVTVFVTAKKSGGDMIGIIRNTTSQIGDKIEVKREIDTLLAAKKYEFQIMSMVPYGIIAYMSLSFSDFMEELYGNVTGIGVMTLCLGIYVGAYYLGVRLLRIDV is encoded by the coding sequence ATGGAGAATGGAAAAAAGTTGCGGAACTTTTTCACCGCGAAAAACTTGTGGCAGCAGGATATTACATTTAAAGAACGCACAAAAGCAGGGATGAAGACGGCCGGAATGATCGGCATTACAGCCTGGCTTTATTATCGCAGAGTGTGGGCCGTTATTTTTTTGATACTGCCGGGAATCTGGCTGTACAGGGAATTCCTGGAAGAAGAAAGTAAAAAGAAGGAACAGGAATTTCAAAAACAGTTCCGGGAGATGATACAGACACTGTCGTCGGCGCTTAATACAGGATATTCGGTGGAAAATGCATTTTATGAAACGCAAAAAGAACTTAAGATACAATATCCTGAAGAAGCGAGGATTTCCAGAGAATTACTTCTCATTACAAGGAAATTAAGAATGCATATTCCGGTTGAACAGGTCCTGGAAGAATTTGCAGAGAAGGTTCCGTCAGAGGATGTAAAAAGCTTTGTGACAGTATTTGTAACAGCGAAGAAAAGTGGCGGGGATATGATCGGGATTATCCGTAATACAACGAGTCAGATCGGCGATAAGATAGAGGTAAAAAGAGAGATTGATACACTACTTGCCGCAAAGAAATATGAATTTCAGATCATGTCGATGGTTCCGTATGGGATTATTGCTTATATGTCACTTAGTTTTTCTGATTTCATGGAAGAATTGTATGGGAATGTAACAGGAATAGGGGTGATGACGCTATGTCTCGGAATCTACGTGGGCGCTTATTATCTTGGAGTAAGGCTCCTGAGAATCGACGTATAG
- a CDS encoding rhomboid family intramembrane serine protease: protein MNKNTIKAPCTILLAAVNVIVFLVLSFLGMTEDGEFMLKHGAMYVPYLIQRGEYYRLFSSMFLHFGYDHLVNNMIVLVAMGWNLELDIGKVKFLIVYFVSGLAGNVLSAWWDIQTGSMAISAGASGAIFGIIGALLYVAIRNRGRIGDISGRGLVFMIVLTLYYGFTSGGVDNMAHIGGLLAGFLSGVLLYRKRKDKYRTGISC, encoded by the coding sequence ATGAACAAGAATACGATTAAAGCGCCATGTACGATATTACTGGCAGCAGTGAATGTCATTGTATTTCTGGTCCTGTCTTTTCTGGGGATGACAGAAGATGGTGAATTCATGTTGAAGCACGGAGCCATGTATGTTCCATATCTGATACAAAGAGGAGAGTACTACAGGCTATTTTCCAGTATGTTTCTTCACTTTGGGTATGATCATCTTGTCAATAATATGATTGTACTTGTAGCTATGGGATGGAATCTTGAACTTGACATAGGAAAAGTAAAGTTTCTCATTGTGTATTTCGTAAGTGGACTGGCGGGGAATGTTCTGTCGGCATGGTGGGATATACAGACCGGAAGTATGGCTATATCGGCGGGAGCGTCCGGTGCTATCTTTGGGATCATTGGAGCACTTCTGTATGTGGCAATCCGTAACAGAGGACGGATTGGAGACATATCCGGCAGAGGCCTGGTCTTTATGATCGTACTGACATTGTATTATGGATTTACCAGTGGTGGTGTTGATAATATGGCACACATAGGAGGCCTGCTTGCCGGCTTTTTATCAGGAGTTCTTCTCTATCGGAAGCGTAAGGATAAATACCGTACCGGCATATCGTGCTGA
- a CDS encoding type II secretion system F family protein: MKAAGLIIALGILVTGADTACSRIQMTPSIERNDYGKGKKVEELDVEIGNKKKKVRTSVEVSERQYSAKEVQELFSRIIRKMDRLILAGNETLDRVDEDLDLVTDIPGEPVKVSWELDRYDVMDIQGKLKEQNISEKGVLVKLNAVLNYTANEKEQASYQCVACVYPKKLSGEESTKKDVEEAIKKADTATKEKKKLILPEMLGTNELRYYQPFNERGPVITVMGMMIGILLYALQKQNIRKAEEERKKQMIEDYPEVISKLTLYLGAGMTVKKAWRKITEGYMKEKEDENERYVYEEMRQTCHEMDSGVTEAEGYENFGRRCDLQIYIRLGALLSQNLRKGTKGLSELLKLESIQAFEERKARAKRLGEEAGTKLLLPMFLMLVVVLIIVIVPAFLTMQI, translated from the coding sequence GTGAAGGCAGCAGGCCTGATCATTGCTTTGGGGATATTAGTGACGGGAGCGGATACGGCATGTTCCCGGATACAGATGACACCATCCATAGAGAGAAATGACTACGGAAAAGGGAAAAAAGTGGAAGAACTGGATGTGGAGATCGGAAATAAAAAGAAAAAGGTCCGGACTTCGGTAGAGGTATCAGAGCGACAGTATTCTGCGAAGGAGGTACAGGAATTATTCTCAAGGATCATCAGGAAAATGGACAGGCTGATATTGGCCGGTAATGAGACATTGGATCGTGTGGATGAGGACCTGGATCTGGTCACAGATATCCCGGGGGAGCCTGTGAAGGTCTCCTGGGAACTGGACCGGTATGACGTAATGGATATCCAGGGCAAACTTAAGGAGCAGAATATCTCTGAAAAAGGAGTTCTTGTAAAACTGAATGCAGTCCTTAACTATACGGCAAACGAAAAAGAGCAGGCTTCTTATCAGTGCGTGGCATGTGTATATCCGAAAAAACTAAGCGGAGAAGAAAGCACAAAAAAGGACGTTGAAGAGGCAATAAAAAAAGCAGATACAGCAACAAAAGAAAAGAAAAAACTAATTCTGCCAGAGATGCTGGGCACAAATGAACTCAGATATTATCAGCCCTTTAATGAACGCGGACCGGTTATAACGGTAATGGGAATGATGATAGGGATACTTCTGTATGCATTACAAAAACAGAATATCCGAAAGGCAGAAGAAGAAAGGAAAAAGCAGATGATCGAAGATTATCCGGAAGTCATCAGCAAACTGACATTGTATCTTGGTGCAGGAATGACGGTAAAGAAAGCATGGAGAAAGATAACCGAAGGATACATGAAGGAAAAAGAAGACGAAAATGAAAGATACGTATATGAAGAAATGAGACAGACCTGCCATGAAATGGACAGCGGCGTAACAGAAGCTGAAGGCTATGAAAATTTTGGAAGACGATGTGATCTGCAGATTTATATAAGGCTAGGAGCACTATTGTCACAAAATTTAAGAAAAGGAACGAAGGGATTATCAGAACTTTTAAAGCTGGAATCCATACAGGCTTTTGAAGAACGGAAGGCGCGGGCGAAAAGACTGGGTGAAGAAGCAGGAACGAAACTGCTTTTGCCAATGTTTCTGATGCTGGTAGTGGTATTGATCATTGTTATAGTCCCGGCTTTTTTGACCATGCAGATATAA
- a CDS encoding DUF5702 domain-containing protein produces the protein MHSKEAAGCRLCRYRRVQEKRPDRDCLNGEVTVYLTLTFVLFVSLILALVESASVQMAKNYRRADMNRALECVFAEYQKELLENYDVFAIDCGYETGTYTEQNILDRLSYYDADMENEIERIQLFTDNSGELFRDQVGKYMKHKYGIAWADKYLGNVSLWKNQEEKADEFTEEEEKQNDQLKDLLGEQEAELPEEENPMQHVAELKRSPILELVLPKDKTISEKQISLQEMPEKRENHTGYGAFSDVEPEDGTLTSVLLGEYVIDHFTDFTDGPKGGELDYELEYILAGRESDKGNLETVAKKLVMLRFVPNYIYLQTSSTKQAEARAAAGTLCTLLAVPAVTEAAAQGILLAWAYGESVMDVRSLLDGQKAAITKDDTNWQLSLSGLMKLGTDEDTGTGMDMQDGMGYKDYMRMLLFLEGKERMSMRAMGIIEKNMQSIYGQPAFRIDYCAGRMEIRTVCNLRRGIKYQYRTYYGYQ, from the coding sequence ATGCATTCGAAAGAAGCGGCCGGCTGTAGATTATGCAGATACCGAAGAGTGCAGGAAAAGCGGCCGGATAGGGACTGTTTGAATGGAGAAGTTACAGTCTATCTGACGTTGACTTTTGTTCTGTTTGTTTCTTTGATACTGGCTCTTGTGGAAAGTGCGTCGGTGCAGATGGCAAAGAATTACAGGCGGGCAGATATGAACCGGGCATTGGAATGTGTATTTGCAGAATATCAGAAAGAATTACTGGAAAATTATGACGTATTTGCCATTGATTGCGGTTATGAGACTGGGACTTACACGGAACAGAATATTCTGGATCGTCTTTCTTATTACGATGCAGATATGGAAAATGAGATAGAGCGGATCCAGTTGTTTACAGATAATAGCGGAGAGTTATTTCGTGATCAGGTCGGAAAATACATGAAACATAAGTACGGGATCGCGTGGGCGGATAAATATCTGGGAAATGTCTCTCTCTGGAAGAACCAGGAAGAGAAAGCGGATGAATTTACTGAGGAAGAGGAAAAGCAAAATGATCAGCTTAAGGATCTTTTAGGAGAACAGGAAGCAGAACTTCCGGAAGAGGAAAATCCGATGCAGCATGTAGCAGAATTGAAACGTTCACCAATCTTAGAACTTGTGCTTCCGAAAGATAAGACAATATCGGAGAAACAGATATCATTACAGGAGATGCCGGAAAAAAGAGAAAATCATACCGGATATGGGGCTTTTTCAGATGTGGAACCGGAGGATGGAACGTTGACGTCCGTTTTGCTCGGAGAATATGTGATAGATCATTTTACAGATTTTACCGATGGACCGAAAGGAGGAGAACTTGATTATGAACTGGAATATATTCTGGCGGGCCGGGAAAGTGACAAAGGGAATCTGGAAACGGTGGCAAAGAAGCTTGTGATGTTGAGATTTGTGCCGAATTATATTTATCTTCAGACGAGCAGTACAAAACAGGCGGAAGCAAGGGCTGCAGCCGGAACTTTATGTACACTCCTGGCAGTCCCGGCTGTTACAGAGGCAGCGGCGCAGGGAATCCTGCTTGCCTGGGCATATGGAGAATCTGTTATGGATGTCAGATCACTTTTAGACGGGCAAAAGGCCGCAATTACCAAAGATGATACGAACTGGCAGTTATCGTTGTCCGGTCTTATGAAACTTGGAACAGATGAAGATACAGGAACCGGCATGGATATGCAGGATGGTATGGGATACAAAGACTATATGAGGATGCTCTTATTTCTGGAAGGAAAGGAACGCATGTCTATGCGGGCAATGGGCATCATTGAGAAAAACATGCAGAGCATTTACGGACAGCCGGCGTTCCGGATCGATTACTGTGCAGGAAGAATGGAGATCCGTACAGTGTGTAATCTAAGAAGAGGAATAAAGTATCAGTACCGGACATATTACGGTTATCAGTAG
- a CDS encoding Flp1 family type IVb pilin, with translation MWRIRYALQVLKDDRGIGVVEVILILVVLIGLVIIFKSQLTSLVQTIFEKITSESSGI, from the coding sequence ATGTGGAGAATACGATATGCATTACAGGTATTAAAAGATGACAGGGGAATCGGAGTAGTGGAAGTGATATTGATCCTGGTGGTTCTCATTGGGCTTGTTATCATCTTCAAATCCCAGCTTACCAGTCTGGTGCAGACAATCTTTGAAAAAATCACCAGTGAAAGTTCGGGAATTTAA
- a CDS encoding RNA polymerase sigma factor, protein MEKEFTEGDAFVAAYSEYFGVVYKEALKYSGNHHIAEEIAQDAFFTAYIQCGSESKQQIKTWMLMFARYRAMNYIRDHKREVPLAEITMSEERYPNSLIDDSSEDQVVALLKEKCFRELGIDIFQELYQKNARWYKAVTLVYYADMPQKEVAKRMGITLNALEGILKRARKWMIKRYKDQYDRLHDI, encoded by the coding sequence GTGGAAAAAGAGTTTACAGAGGGAGATGCCTTTGTGGCTGCATACAGCGAATACTTCGGTGTTGTATACAAAGAGGCATTAAAATACTCTGGAAACCATCACATAGCAGAAGAGATTGCTCAGGATGCCTTTTTCACCGCATATATACAGTGTGGAAGTGAATCAAAACAGCAGATAAAAACATGGATGCTTATGTTCGCAAGATACAGAGCGATGAATTATATAAGAGATCATAAGCGAGAAGTTCCATTGGCAGAGATTACGATGTCAGAGGAAAGATATCCGAATTCATTGATCGATGACAGTTCGGAAGATCAGGTGGTTGCACTGCTGAAAGAAAAATGCTTTCGTGAACTTGGAATTGATATTTTTCAGGAACTGTATCAGAAGAATGCGAGATGGTACAAAGCTGTGACTCTTGTATATTATGCGGATATGCCACAGAAAGAAGTCGCAAAGAGAATGGGCATTACATTAAATGCATTAGAAGGCATATTAAAGAGAGCAAGAAAATGGATGATAAAAAGGTATAAAGATCAGTATGACCGCTTACACGATATATAA
- a CDS encoding TadE family protein encodes MEERKQRWLKGSFTVEMAFLIPMILFLIMGCIRISFYYHDKNIIAGAAYETAVTGSTKVREKDGISESELNALFKERVGRKCILFSRIRVQSSVGKDEIKVQAAARRKKMAISVESRAAVTEPEKYIRDIRRIKK; translated from the coding sequence ATGGAGGAAAGAAAGCAAAGGTGGTTAAAGGGTAGTTTTACCGTGGAGATGGCTTTTCTGATACCAATGATATTATTCCTGATCATGGGATGTATAAGGATATCTTTTTATTATCATGACAAGAATATTATTGCAGGAGCCGCATATGAAACGGCGGTTACGGGAAGTACAAAGGTGAGAGAAAAGGATGGAATCAGCGAGAGTGAATTAAATGCGTTATTCAAAGAAAGGGTGGGAAGGAAGTGTATCTTATTTTCAAGAATAAGAGTACAAAGCAGTGTGGGAAAAGATGAAATTAAAGTACAGGCAGCTGCAAGACGAAAGAAAATGGCAATATCTGTAGAAAGCCGTGCAGCGGTGACGGAACCGGAGAAATATATCCGGGATATCAGAAGGATTAAAAAATGA
- a CDS encoding sensor histidine kinase, with amino-acid sequence MLSSTDHDKLQQIIQEHPETEELFNRIFKSHQMDISTISHEIRNPLTLVYSTLQLIESQHPEVLEFAHWSEFHQDIEYMKLLLEDLSSYNNGERLDLAPLSTGSFFRRIALSFASSIIDTDIEFTSYIPEDLPVLSADSVKLRQALLNLLRNATDAVRTESPSQDQHDMPAHSPQISLSVTADADLLHIEISDNGCGIAPEDQEHIFEPFITHKVDGTGLGLAITRRIIQAHHGTITLRSARYAGTVFILTLPIEKNS; translated from the coding sequence ATGTTATCATCGACAGACCATGACAAATTACAACAGATTATACAGGAACATCCTGAAACAGAAGAACTTTTTAATCGGATTTTTAAGTCTCATCAGATGGATATCAGCACCATCAGTCACGAAATCCGTAATCCTCTGACCCTCGTTTACAGCACGCTTCAACTTATCGAATCACAACATCCCGAAGTACTGGAATTCGCTCACTGGTCAGAGTTTCACCAGGACATCGAATATATGAAACTGTTATTAGAAGATCTGTCTTCTTATAACAACGGTGAACGGCTGGATCTTGCTCCGTTAAGTACCGGCAGCTTTTTCCGCAGAATTGCTCTGTCCTTTGCTTCTTCTATTATAGATACAGATATTGAATTCACTTCATACATACCGGAAGATCTGCCAGTTCTATCTGCCGATTCTGTAAAACTTCGTCAGGCACTGCTCAATCTTCTTCGCAATGCCACTGATGCGGTCCGTACCGAATCACCTTCTCAGGATCAGCACGATATGCCGGCACACTCCCCACAGATCTCATTGTCCGTAACCGCCGATGCAGATTTACTTCATATCGAAATCTCTGACAACGGCTGTGGTATTGCTCCTGAAGATCAGGAACACATCTTTGAACCATTCATCACTCACAAAGTTGATGGAACCGGACTTGGTCTTGCAATCACACGCCGCATCATCCAGGCTCATCACGGTACAATTACACTTAGATCAGCACGATATGCCGGTACGGTATTTATCCTTACGCTTCCGATAGAGAAGAACTCCTGA
- a CDS encoding prepilin peptidase — MWTISKVLAMAVLTGLSMMDYRIRKVPRDVLLLCMAGVIIYQVLTGNVDWKLSVAGGLSGILFLWISKITNEAIGYGDSLAILILGIYLGIWGLLEVLMTAFFILGIIGLICVVIKRKKKGLAFPFYPFLTVGYLLGVCIGGI, encoded by the coding sequence ATGTGGACAATAAGCAAGGTGCTGGCAATGGCTGTATTAACAGGACTGTCAATGATGGATTATAGAATACGGAAAGTTCCGCGGGATGTACTTCTGCTATGTATGGCAGGGGTGATCATCTATCAGGTACTGACGGGAAATGTAGACTGGAAATTGTCGGTGGCCGGTGGATTAAGCGGCATATTATTTTTATGGATTAGTAAAATTACCAATGAAGCGATTGGGTATGGGGACAGCCTGGCAATTCTGATCCTGGGGATATATCTGGGAATCTGGGGACTTTTGGAAGTGCTTATGACGGCATTTTTCATCCTTGGAATTATCGGATTGATCTGTGTGGTAATAAAAAGAAAAAAGAAAGGACTTGCTTTTCCTTTTTATCCATTTCTGACAGTGGGATATCTGCTTGGGGTATGTATAGGAGGAATCTGA
- a CDS encoding DUF6382 domain-containing protein, translating into MERKITIEEHVLYKEDYQMKMLKANSPEGFLHVGGRGVNGSSYYDYDVSGKVSMQAMYARAKLKAEDIRHFMEQLGNVLKEAERYLLDIHCILMDPEYIFYEEGRYYFCYYPLAKQDIWEKFHILTEYMVKVADYQEEECVRLAFLLHKETMEDNYSLEKLIAACEEKKKEETKIPDIRKETMIDELLEERREKTSYYDTREHDWISEQEMGSSIMRETDNLWMPVKRFLNKHKKSKWGDWDGLHIEEEEL; encoded by the coding sequence ATGGAACGAAAGATAACGATAGAAGAACACGTATTATATAAAGAGGATTACCAGATGAAAATGTTAAAAGCAAATTCGCCGGAGGGCTTTTTGCATGTAGGAGGAAGAGGTGTTAATGGCAGCAGTTATTATGATTATGATGTAAGTGGTAAGGTATCAATGCAGGCGATGTATGCCAGAGCGAAATTAAAAGCAGAAGATATAAGGCACTTTATGGAACAGTTAGGAAATGTACTTAAGGAAGCGGAACGTTATCTTCTGGATATTCATTGTATCCTGATGGATCCGGAATACATTTTCTATGAAGAGGGCAGATATTACTTTTGTTATTATCCTTTGGCAAAACAGGATATATGGGAGAAGTTTCATATATTGACGGAGTATATGGTAAAAGTTGCGGATTATCAGGAAGAAGAATGTGTCCGTCTGGCATTTTTATTGCATAAAGAGACAATGGAGGATAATTACAGTCTGGAAAAACTAATTGCAGCATGTGAAGAAAAGAAAAAAGAAGAAACGAAGATTCCGGATATAAGAAAAGAAACGATGATCGATGAATTGCTGGAGGAACGAAGGGAAAAGACATCATATTATGATACCAGAGAACATGACTGGATATCGGAGCAGGAGATGGGGAGTTCGATCATGAGAGAGACGGATAATCTATGGATGCCGGTAAAGCGTTTCCTGAATAAACACAAGAAGTCAAAATGGGGTGACTGGGACGGACTGCATATAGAGGAAGAAGAGCTGTGA
- a CDS encoding undecaprenyldiphospho-muramoylpentapeptide beta-N-acetylglucosaminyltransferase — translation MKRIILTGGGTAGHVTPNIALLPRLKELNYDIHYIGSYNGIEKELIEQFGIPYHGISTGKLRRYFSVQNFTDPFRVIKGLGEAKKLVKILHPDVIFSKGGFVSVPVVLAGKSRHVPTIIHESDMTPGLANKISMPSASKICCNFPETIEHLPAGKAVLTGSPIRQELLSGDKYKALEFLHFTQDKPVIMVVGGSLGSVAVNDAVRSVLPELLQSFQVVHLCGKGKVDESLKGLQGYAQFEYIKDELKDLFALTDLVISRAGANAICELLALHKPNLLIPLSANASRGDQILNARSFERQGYSVVLEEEELNHDVLLDAIMNLYQNRETYIQAMKNSPQQNSIDTIIDLIEAAARH, via the coding sequence ATGAAACGTATTATCTTAACCGGTGGCGGCACTGCCGGGCATGTTACACCTAACATCGCTCTTCTGCCACGCCTGAAAGAATTAAACTATGATATTCACTATATAGGTTCTTACAACGGAATTGAAAAAGAACTGATTGAACAGTTCGGTATCCCGTATCATGGAATCTCAACCGGTAAACTTCGTCGCTACTTCAGCGTTCAGAACTTTACAGATCCATTCCGTGTAATCAAAGGACTCGGCGAAGCGAAAAAACTTGTAAAGATTCTTCATCCTGATGTAATCTTTTCCAAAGGTGGCTTCGTATCCGTTCCTGTTGTTCTTGCCGGTAAAAGCCGTCATGTTCCGACCATTATCCATGAGTCAGACATGACACCGGGACTTGCTAATAAGATTTCTATGCCATCGGCATCAAAAATCTGCTGTAATTTCCCGGAAACCATCGAGCATCTTCCTGCTGGAAAGGCTGTTCTGACAGGCTCTCCTATTCGTCAGGAACTGTTATCCGGTGATAAATATAAAGCTTTAGAATTCTTGCACTTCACACAGGACAAACCGGTAATCATGGTAGTCGGTGGAAGTCTTGGTTCAGTTGCCGTCAACGATGCTGTCCGCAGTGTCCTTCCTGAACTGCTTCAGTCCTTCCAGGTTGTTCATCTCTGTGGTAAGGGCAAAGTTGATGAATCTCTGAAAGGCCTTCAGGGTTATGCACAGTTCGAATATATCAAAGACGAATTAAAAGACCTCTTTGCTCTGACAGATCTCGTTATCTCCAGAGCCGGAGCCAATGCAATCTGCGAACTTCTTGCACTGCACAAACCGAATCTTCTGATTCCACTATCTGCAAATGCAAGCCGCGGAGACCAGATCTTAAATGCCCGTTCTTTTGAGCGCCAGGGCTACAGTGTCGTTCTTGAAGAGGAAGAACTTAATCATGATGTTCTTCTTGATGCGATCATGAACCTGTATCAGAATCGTGAAACATATATTCAGGCCATGAAGAATTCTCCTCAGCAGAATTCTATCGACACCATCATTGATCTGATCGAGGCTGCTGCCAGACACTAA
- a CDS encoding TadE/TadG family type IV pilus assembly protein, which yields MSNNLLPSQPICYSGLERVSLSVSQLLRRFSDDRQKGSVTAEAAVAVPVFFLAVVTMLYLLEMMAVHTAVRSGLQYAGKKAAKESCVTQMLMPSRIENDLVYAVGEERLGRSIVRGGSSGIDCSRSKMSARTGIGKLTAEYQVVIPVPLFGIAPVKCSEKMKIKAWSGYEREGWMDTGNDTVYVTETGLVYHKDYHCSHLDLSIRMTHLELVEGLRNENGGKYYPCEHCVKGNGGNIYITNSGDRYHSSLSCSGLKRTIYAIPISEAAGKGACSRCGQ from the coding sequence ATGAGTAACAATTTACTCCCCTCACAACCTATCTGTTATTCAGGCCTTGAAAGGGTATCTTTATCCGTCTCACAACTATTGCGCAGATTTTCCGATGACAGACAGAAAGGAAGCGTGACGGCAGAGGCAGCGGTTGCTGTACCGGTGTTCTTTCTGGCAGTCGTTACGATGTTGTATCTTCTGGAGATGATGGCAGTACATACGGCAGTGAGAAGCGGTCTTCAATATGCAGGAAAAAAAGCAGCTAAAGAAAGTTGTGTGACGCAGATGCTGATGCCGTCAAGGATAGAGAATGATCTGGTGTATGCAGTGGGTGAAGAACGGCTTGGAAGAAGTATTGTAAGAGGCGGGAGCAGTGGAATAGACTGTTCACGGTCGAAGATGTCGGCCCGAACCGGGATCGGTAAATTAACGGCAGAGTATCAGGTAGTCATTCCGGTGCCGCTATTTGGGATTGCTCCGGTAAAATGCAGTGAGAAAATGAAGATAAAGGCGTGGAGCGGATATGAACGGGAAGGGTGGATGGATACGGGAAATGATACGGTGTATGTAACGGAAACAGGACTTGTATATCATAAAGATTATCATTGTTCGCATCTGGATCTGTCGATCCGCATGACTCATTTGGAACTGGTAGAGGGACTTCGCAATGAAAACGGAGGCAAATACTATCCATGTGAACACTGTGTAAAAGGAAACGGGGGAAACATTTATATTACGAATTCGGGAGACCGGTATCACAGTTCGCTGTCGTGCAGTGGTTTAAAACGGACGATATATGCAATACCGATATCGGAGGCGGCAGGAAAGGGGGCCTGTTCCAGATGTGGACAATAA